The Pseudomonas nunensis genome includes the window GGGCCACGCGCAAGGCACTGACCACCCCGTCTTCGTGAAAGCCGTTGGCCCAATAGGCGCCGCAATAATAGGTGTGCTGCGCGCCGTCCAATTCGTCCCAGCGCGCCTGCGCCGCCACTGCTTTCAAGCTGTATTGCGGATGGGCGTAAGTGTATTTGGCGAGCACCTTTTGCGGACTGATGCCGGCACTCTGGTTGAGGCTGACGCAGAACGTGGTGTCGCTCTGGATGCCTTGCAGGATGTTCATGTCGTAGGTGACGGCGGCCCGCGTGTGCCCGGTGCCACCGAGGCGAAAATTCCAGCTCGCCCAGGCGAGTTTTCGCTCCGGCAGCAGCCGGGTGTCGGTGTGCAAAACCACTTCGTTGTCGGCGTAGGGCAGGGCGCCGAGGATCGACTGTTCGGCATCGCTCGGTTTGGCTAGCAGTTTCAGGGCCTGATCGCTGTGGCAGGCGAACACCACTTTGTCGAAACGTTCGCTGCCGAAGGGGCTGTGGATAACTACGCCATCGGCATCGCGTTCGACGCGGGTGACCGGGCAGTTGAGACGAATCTTCTGTTTAAACGAGGCGGTCAGTGGCGCGACGTAAGCGCTCGATCCACCTTCGATCACACACCATTGCGGGCGATTGCTGATGGACAGCAAGCCGTGGTTCTTGAAAAACCGCAGGAAGAACTGCATCGGGAAACCGAGCATCTCGGCCATGGACATCGACCAGATCGCCGCGCCCATCGGCACGATGTAATGCAGGATAAAGCGCTCGCCGTAGCCGCCAGCCTTCAGGTACTGATCGAGGGTGGTGTCGGCGCCGATTCGTTGTTCCTCAAGATCGCGCAGGGCTGCTTTATTGAAGCGCTGGATGTCGCGCAACATGCCCCAGAACCCCGGCGACAGCAGGTTACGCCGCTGGGCGAACAGGCTGTTGAGGTTGTTGCCATTGTACTCAAGGCCCGAGTCCGGGTCGGTGACCGAGAAACTCATCTCCGTTGGTTTGAATCCCACGCCGAGTTGACCCAGCAGGCGAATGAAATTCGGGTAGGTCCAGTCGTTGAACACAATGAAGCCGGTGTCCACCGAGTAGTGCTGGCCATCGACCGTCACGTCCAGCGTATGGGTGTGACCACCGACCCAGTCACCGGCCTCGAACAGGGTGATCTCGTGGCTGCGATTAAGCAGATAGGCGCTGGTCAGCCCCGAGATACCGCTGCCGATGATGGCGATGTTCACGGCTGATCCTTGATCGGCGGCTGGCTGCGCACCATGCGTTTGCCAATCGCCAGTTTCAACCGGTTGGGCAGTTTCGACAGCGGCCAGAGCGCCGCCATGAACAGCGCCGGGAAGGCGATTTCCAGTGGTCGGTTCTTCAGTTTGGCGAAGATGTGCCGCGCGGCTTTGTCCGCTGGCCAACTGAGCGGCATCGGGAAATCGTTTTTCTGCGTCAGCGGCGTGTCGACAAATCCGGGGCTGACCACGGTGACTTCAATGCCTTCAGGCGCGAGGTCGATGCGCAACGATTCGAACAAATAGCGCAGCCCGGCCTTCGACGCGCCGTAGGCTTCGGCCCGGGGCAGCGGCAGGTAAGTCACCGAACTGGCGACACCCACCAAGTGCGGCGCGGTACCTTTGCGTAGCAACGGCAGGGCCGCTTCGATGCAATAGCTGCTGGCAAGCAGATTGGTGCGCACCACGTGCTCGACAATCGACGCGTCGAACTGCTTGGAGTCGACGTATTCGCAGGTGCCGGCG containing:
- a CDS encoding NAD(P)/FAD-dependent oxidoreductase, yielding MNIAIIGSGISGLTSAYLLNRSHEITLFEAGDWVGGHTHTLDVTVDGQHYSVDTGFIVFNDWTYPNFIRLLGQLGVGFKPTEMSFSVTDPDSGLEYNGNNLNSLFAQRRNLLSPGFWGMLRDIQRFNKAALRDLEEQRIGADTTLDQYLKAGGYGERFILHYIVPMGAAIWSMSMAEMLGFPMQFFLRFFKNHGLLSISNRPQWCVIEGGSSAYVAPLTASFKQKIRLNCPVTRVERDADGVVIHSPFGSERFDKVVFACHSDQALKLLAKPSDAEQSILGALPYADNEVVLHTDTRLLPERKLAWASWNFRLGGTGHTRAAVTYDMNILQGIQSDTTFCVSLNQSAGISPQKVLAKYTYAHPQYSLKAVAAQARWDELDGAQHTYYCGAYWANGFHEDGVVSALRVARSFGEVL
- a CDS encoding SDR family NAD(P)-dependent oxidoreductase, whose translation is MSLTPPRRYWLTGASSGIGAALAEEILKTGAHLAVSARSVVPLKILSQRYPGKVMVVAGDLTNSQVVREIGERITEDWGYLDTVILNAGTCEYVDSKQFDASIVEHVVRTNLLASSYCIEAALPLLRKGTAPHLVGVASSVTYLPLPRAEAYGASKAGLRYLFESLRIDLAPEGIEVTVVSPGFVDTPLTQKNDFPMPLSWPADKAARHIFAKLKNRPLEIAFPALFMAALWPLSKLPNRLKLAIGKRMVRSQPPIKDQP